The segment GCGCCGGCGTCCGGGTCCTTCTCGTTCTCGGCCGCCTCGAGCACCTTGCCCTTCGGCGAGAGCACGACGGCCGGCCCGCCGTCCGTGTTGCCCGCGCCGGAGCTGCCTCCGCCCGAGGTGCAGCCCAGGGGCGCCACGAGGGCGGCGAGCAGCGAGAGGGCGGTCGCATTTCCCTGGAATTTCATGCGTGGACGGCGGTTTATGCCAGACCCGGCGTGCTGCGGCAAAGCCTCGCGTTATGCTGCGGCTCCCTTGCTGATGCTCGGCGACGTGCCCCTCCCGGTCCTCTACGGCTTCGCGCTGATCTTCGGCCTGCTCTGGGGCAGCTTCCTGAACGTCGTGATTTACCGCGTTCCGCGCGGGAAAAGCGTCGTCCGCCCCGCCTCGTGTTGCCCCGCCTGCGAGACGCCGATCCGCCCCTGGGACAACATCCCGGTCCTCGGCTGGCTCTTGCTGCGTGGCAAGGCGCGTTGCTGCGGCGTGGCCGTCTCGCCGCGGTATCCGCTCGTCGAGGCGATCGGCGGCGTGCTCTCGGTGGCGATCGTGCACGTGCTCATCGCGCCGCTCGACCCGACCACCTCGCTCGCGCGCGCGGGGGCGATCTACGTCGCCGACCTCGCGCTCGTGCTCGGCCTCGTGGCCGCGGCGTTCATCGACCTCGAGCACATGATCCTGCCCGACGAGATCACGCTCGGCGGCGCGGTGCTCGGCTTCGCGACGGCCTCGTTTCGTGACCTCTCGTTCGTCGACTCGCTGATCGGCGCGGCCGTGGGGTTCGGCGTGGTGTGGCTGCCGTTCATCGTGATCTACCCGCGCCTGCGGGGCGGGGCGGGCATGGGGCTCGGCGACGCGAAGCTCCTGTTGCTCGCGGGCGCCTGGTTCGGCTGGGGCGGGGCGCTCGTGGTGCTCTGCGCGGGCGCGGTGCAGGGCACGCTCGCGGCGATCGGTCTGCTCGTGGTGCGGGGCAAGATCGAGGAGCCGGAGGCGGTGCGGCTCGAGCGTGAGGAGATCCGGAAGGAGCTCGAGGCGATGACGCCGGAGGAGCGCGCGGAGGCGGAGAAGGAGCTCGCCGACGACCCGCTCGCGGAGGAGGCGGGGGAGGGGTTCGGGCAGGCGCGCCTGGCGTTTGGCCCGTTCCTGGTGCTCGCCACGCTGGAGTACCTCTTTTTCGGCCGCTGGGCCGTCGAGGCGTTTTTCGGATGGGCCGGGGGCTGAGCCTCCTCGTCTGCGCGTGGCTCCTCGGCTGCGGCGGCTCGCCGGTCCCGCTGCCCGAGATCGGCCCGCACGTGCGGGAGGCGCCGGTGATCGTGCCGTACCCGCCGCCGGCGGCCCGCGTGGAGATCGTCCCGCCGCGGCCGGGCGACAAAGAGGTCTGGATCGACGGGGAGTGGACCTGGGAGCGTCGGCGCTGGCTCTGGCGGCGCGGGCGCTGGGAGGTGCCGCCGCCGAACAGCTACTGGGCGCCGCCGGTGACGGTGCGGCGGTCGGACGGGTCGCTCGGGCACTTCTCGGGCGGGTGGCGGACGAAAGGCGGCGACCCGGCCCCGGGAGGTTGACGTCGAGACGCTGGAGTTCCTGATTATTATGTCATAGACGTAAACTTTTGTGCGTCCAAGGCAAGTTACGCTCATCGGTCATGGCTGGCGCCTCGTGCCTCGTCTTCCCTTCGAGCTGGGGCGCCTGGCCTCGGGGGACGTGGTGATCGTCCACCACCGCGCCTCGAGCCCGGCCGAGCTGCGGATCGGGAGGAAGGGCGATCGGATGCAGATCACCCTCGGCGTCGGCACCACGAGCCCGGAGGAGGTGCTCCTCGATTTTTACGTCGATCAGCCGCTCGAGGCGCCTGGATGGTTGCTCGGCTGCGACGCGGGGTACCGGATGCCGTGGCCGGCGGGGACACGTGTTTGGTCCACCAAGGATCACGTGAGCTGGCCGGTGGAGCTCACCCTCGCCGGCGGACAACCCGACGAGAAGCTCTACGTGCAGGGCCCGTTCGCGCGCGCGGATGCGCCGGCGCTCGGCACCCTCATGGGGGCGGGTTCGGAGCTCGTGGGCCGCGTGGAGCTCAGGGGCGCGCGCGGGGTGATCGAGGCGATCGAGATCCGTTCCGTGCACGAAGGCGCCGAGTGGCGGCAGTGGCGGTACCTCGTGCCGCTGGGCGACGCGCTCGTGGCGCTGGTGACCGCGCAAGCGAGCAGCGCGGGCTACCACGGCATGCTGGCGCTGGGGAAGACGATCGCGGCGGGGGTTTGCTGAAGGTCGTCCTCATCGGCTGCGCGACCTGCGCTATCTTCCGCGCCGTGAACCGGAAGGCCTCTCCGACGAACCTGCACGCGCGCCTCTTCGTGCTGCCGCTCCTCCTGCTCGTCCTCACCGCCTGCAAGGGCAGCGTCGAGTGCACGACCGAGATCACCGCCGGCACCGGCACGTTCAAGGGCTCCGCGCGTGGCCAGGGCGATGAGAAGGGGCCCGTCATGAAGGCCGCGCTCCGCGACGCCTGCCAGAAGATGTGCGTCGACACGAAGGCCCCCGTGATCGACGCCTGCGTCACGCGCTGCACCGTCGACGTCGGCGCGGCGAAGATTGGCGCGCGCACCTCGTGCAACGACTGATCGATAGAGACCTCCCATGATGCTCGCCTGGTCCTTCTCCGCGCGCACCACCGAAGACATCGAGCGCCTCCTGCGGGCCCTCGGCAAACACCGCTACGTCCGCGAGGTCGATCACCGCATCCACTGGACCGTCGATCGCGCCCTCGCCGATCTGCCCGCCTTCGCCCCGCACGCCAGGGCCTTCGCCGCGCGTCGCGAGCGCGAGAGGGGCCTCGAGATCGCTTCCCGCGATCCCTCCTTGTGGCGACCGGCCACCGCCGACGAAGTCTGCGCCGTGTTCCGCGCCTTCTGGACCCCGGGCGAGGACGCCGAGCGTTACAAACAAGCCCTGCGCGAGGCTCTCGCCGAGACGAGCCTACCCCCGCAGACCCACGAGCCCTTCGAGGCCTCCGCGGACGAACCCCCGCACCCCGAGCTCATCCTGCTCGACTGGGAGCTCTTGCCCGTCGACGAGCTCGACGCCGATCGGCACCGCGGCGCGCTCGAGGCCATGGAAGAAGCGGGCGAGGAGGTCGACGCCTCCGCGCCCGTTTTCCAGGAAGGCCCGATCCTCGCCGCGCCGGAGCTGCTCGATGGCGCCCCGGGCGGCGAGCTGCGCGAGGACTTCTTCGTCTGGTCCGACGGGCCCTACAGCTACTCGGACTACGTGTTCCGCGGCGCCGCGAAGGCCGCAAAACTCGCCGAGCCGCCGGTCGGGTACAACGACCTCGACTAGCCTACGGCCCCACCATCGGCCGCGATCGACCCGGCTCGCCCGGGAGCGTCGCGCCCGCACGTTCCTCCAGGCGCACGCCCTCGTCGACCGGCACCTCCGTCTCGCTCATCGTCTCGCTCGCGCTCGCCCGCCCCGAGCGCATCGCGCGCACCGCGCCGAAGAAGGCGACCACGAAGAGCACACCCGCGAGGATCGCGAGCCTGCCCGCGACCGAGGGGATGATCGCGCCGAGCCCGATCATCACCGCGATGATCAACAACACGCCCGCCGCGGCGCCGCAGGCGAACGCGATGACGCCCCACACCACGCGCGGCACCATCTCGCCCACGGCCCGCTGCGCTTCGAGCTTGCCGAGCGCGATGCCGTCACGCACGAGCTCCGACGCCACGTCGATCGTGTCGCGCGCGACGGCCGCGATCGCCTCTCCGGTCGACATCCCCTCGCCGGCCGGCCGCCGCGCGCTCGGCGGCAGCGCGCGCTCCCGGACCTCGGGAGGTGGCGTGCGCATCGACGTGCCACGCACGAGCGCGTGCCCGTTTCCGTTCGATGGTCGATCCTGGTTCATCGCTCGCTCCCTTCACAACGAGCGCCACTGGAGGCGCCGACGTCGGCGCACCACGGCCGACACGATCCCGAGGAGCAAGAGCCCTCCGATCGTGGCCGCTGCGCGCACGATGTTCTTGCGCATCGAGCCGGCGCTCGATTTCAGCATCGACGAGACACGGCTGAGATCCGCGACGAGGCGCTCCTTCGCCAGCTCGAGCCGGTGCTCGAGCGCTCGTCGTTGTTGATCCACGGGCACCATGGTCGTGCCCGACGCCCTCAGATCCTGGTCGCTGAGACGGTTCACGCCCGGGCGTTCGTGCAAGCCGCGTTCCCCGTTGGTGCGGCGCTCGTGCGCAGCGAGCGAGCACGGCCGCGTGACAACTTTGGGGTTTCGTTCCCTCGCCCGACGTGCCAAATCCGCGGGCGAGTAGGCATCCTCATGAAGATCCCGCGCCACATCTTCCGCGAGTACGACATCCGCGGCGTCGCCGATCGTGACCTCTCCGACGACCTCGCCCGCGAGCTCGGTCGTGCCTTCGCGTTCGTGCTCCGTCGCGAGGTCTCGTCGCCCCGCGTCGCCGTGGCGCGTGACGGACGCCTCTCGAGCGAGCGCCTCTTCGCCGCGCTCACCGAGGGCCTGCTCGCGGGCGGCGCCGACGTGGTCTTCGTCGGCGTGGGCCCGACGCCGATGCTCTACTTCGCCGGACATCACCTCGAGACACACGGCGCGGTGATGATCACCGCGAGCCACAACCCCGCGCCCGACAACGGCTTCAAGATGATGCGCGGCAAGGGCTCGTTTTACGGCAAGGACATCCAGGCCCTCGCCGATCTCATCGAGCAAGGCGCTGCCCGCGCGGAGCCGCCGCCGGCGCGCGGAAAACGCACGGAGACCCGCGTCGAGGACGCGTACATCGCGTCCGTGCGCCAATCGAGCCGCCTCGCCCGCACCGACGTTCGTTTCGTCATCGACGCGGGCAACGGCGCGGCTGGCCCGCTCGGCGTCGCGACCCTCGGCGCCCTCGGCCTCTCGCCCGAGGCGCTTTATTGCGACATCGACGGCACCTTCCCGAACCACCACCCCGACCCGACGGTCCCCGAGAACCTCGCCGCGCTTCGCGAGCGCGTGCTCGCCACGGGCGCCACGCTCGGCGTCGCGTGGGACGGCGACGGCGACCGGATCGGCGCGATCGACGAGACGGGCGAGGTGGTCTGGGGGGACAAACTGCTCCTGCTCTACGCCCGCGCCCTTCTCCGCGAGCACCCCGGCGCCACGATCCTCGGCGAGGTGAAGTGCTCCGAGACGCTCTACGCCGACATCGAGAAACACGGCGGACGCCCGCTCGTGTGGAAGACGGGGCACTCGCTCATCAAGGCGAAGATGAAGGAAGAACGCGCGCTGCTCGCGGGTGAGATGAGCGGGCACATGTTCTTCGCGGACCGCTGGCCGGGCTTCGACGACGCGATCTACGCCACGGTGCGCCTCGTGGAGATCGTCGCGGCCGAGGGCAAGACCTTGCGCGAGCTGCTCGCCGACGTGCCCGAGACCTTCGCCACCCCCGAGATCCGCGTCGATTGCCCCGACGCGATCAAGTTCGCCGTGGTCGCCCGCGTGGTCGAGCACTACCGCGCCGAGCGGCCCGTGCTCGACATCGACGGCGGGCGCTTCGATTTCGGCGAGGGCGCGTGGGGCCTCTGCCGCGCGTCGAACACGCAGCCCGTGCTCGTCTTGCGCTTCGAGGCGAGGACGCCCGAGCGGCGCGACGAGATCCGGCGCGAGGTCGAGGGCGTGGTCGCCGCGGCGATCGGCCGCGCGGCCAAGGCGGGCGAAGAGACGTGACGGCGACGCGTGGCGAGGCGGCGGGCGAGACGTGGACGATCCGCCGCGTGCTCGCGTGGGCGGTCGACGACCTCAAGAAGCGCGGGTTCCCGTCGGCGCGCCTCGATGCCGAGCTCTTGCTCTGCCACGTCCTCGGCATCGACCGCATCAAGCTCATCGTCGACGCCGAGCGCCCCCTCGCCAGGCCCGAGCTCACCCGGTACCGCGAGCTCTTCGTGCGTCGCAGGAGCGGCGAGCCGATCGCGTATCTGCTCGGCGTGCGCGAGTTCTATGGCAGGCCGTTCCGCGTCGACAAGCGCGTGCTCGTCCCGCGCCCCGACACCGAGACCCTCGTCGAGGTCGCGCTCGAGCGCACGCGCCACCTCGACCTCTCGGCCCGCGTGCTCGACCTCTGCACGGGCTCGGGTTGTGTCGCGATCTCGCTCGCGCGTGAGCGTCCGACGACGTGCGTGCTCGGCCTCGACCTCTCGCCCGACGCGGCCGAGGTCGCGCGGGAGAACGTGGTGCGCCTCGGGGCCACGAACTGCGCGATCGGCGTCTCGGATCTCTTCGCCGCGCTCGAAGGTCGTGACGTCGCCTTCGACCTGGTCACGGCGAACCCGCCGTACATCCCGGACGCGGAGATCGACACGCTCATGGTGGACGTGCGTGGCTTCGAGCCGCGGCTCGCGCTCGCGGGGGGCGCGGACGGGCTCGACCTCCTCCGCCGCATCGCCGCGGAGGCCCCGCGTTTCCTCGCCCCGGGCGGCGTGCTCGCCGTCGAGGTGATGGCCGGCCAGGCGCCCGACGTCTCTGCCCTCTTCGCCGAGCGGGGTTTTTCCGAAATCGAGACCCGAAGAGACCTCGGCGGGCACGAGCGGGTCGTATCGGCCGTATGGCGAGGCAAATCATGAGGGCGCCGGGGGGACGCGCGCCGGGGCCTGCGCCCGTGGATGCCGAGGCGCTGCGTATGATCCGCCAGCGCTCGCTTTTCATGGCGCGGCGGCTCGGGTATCCGGCCGACGTGAGCTTGCCGCTGCTCACGGACCGCGGGGTTTTACGGGACAAGGACGAGGTCGTCGACCGGATGCTCGCGCTCGACGCGGTGATCGCGTGCGCCTCCGGCATGCCGCCCGAGGTCGCCTTCGACTGGGTGAACGAGATCGGCGTGACGGGCGCGCTCTCGCCCTCGGAGGCGCGTGTGCTCGAGGGGCGCGCGGAGGACGTGCCCGCGGGCCTGCTCGACCGCATGGAGGCGCTCTGGGCGCTCGGCTGGGCGACCTCGCTCTTTCGCGCCCTCGATTACGCGCGTATCTGTGGCCCCGAGCTCGCCATGATCTTCGGCGAGCTCGACGACGCCCGCGACGTCCGCGCCTTGCGCAAGCGCAGCCGATTGCGCCGCCACGACGAGGTCCTCTCCGCCTGCGACCTCGCCCGTTGCCTGCACCGCGGGCTCGAGGTCGCGGCCCGCAAGCGCATGAGCTTGCCGGGGAAGATCCAGCCGCACGTCATCCTGGAGCGACGAAAAGCGCTGGAGTGGCTGCTGGGCGAGGAAGAATGGGACGAGGTGTTCGTCCGCGGTTAGCTCATTTGTGCCGCGGATACAGCGCCGTCCGCCAGCCGAGCACGAAGGCCCCGCCGCGGATCGAATTGCCGTACATGTAATCGTACGAGAGATACGGCCCCATCCCGAGCTTCTTCCCGAAACGGAGCCCCTCGTAAAACACGCCGAGCCCGAGGGCCGAGGTCAAACCTCCGTCGACGAGCAGCGTGTCCTGGTCGTCGGGCGGCGTCACGATCGCCGTCCCCACGCCCGTCTCGACCATGAGCCCGAGGTCCCGGAGCGGGCCGCCGAGCGTGTAGAGCGGGAAGACCTCCGTGTGAAACCCGACCATCCCGCTGAACATCACGGTCTCGCCCGCGTCGATCCCGAGCGACCCGAACGTCAGGCCAAACGTCAAGAAATCCCGTAGCGCCACGCCCATCCAGGCGCGCCCGCCGAAGCCCGCGCCCACGCCCGTGTCCGTGTAGTACCGCGCGAGGCCGATCTTCGTCGGATCGTTCGGGAAACCCGACACGCTCCCGAGCGACGCGCCGAGCGCGATCCCGAACGTGAAGCTGCTCCGCCGCTCGGGCTTCACCTCGCGCATCGTCGGGTCGTTCTCGTCCTCGAGGCCACTCGTGCCGAGCGTGCGGACGCCGGCCTGCTCTTTGTTCGCCTCGGCCTGGGCGTCCGTCGTGCTGCGGCCGCCGCGTGGACCTTGCTGCGCGCTCGCGGGCTCGGCCCACGCGAGCGGCGCGAGCAGGGCGATGGACAACGCAGCCACTTTTTTCGGGGAAACAACCTTCGCCATGCGGAGCCCTTCCCTTATACGATACGGCCGATGTCCCGCATCGCGATCGTCTTCCCTCCGATCCGCGTCTCGCGCGACTTCATCGACTACCCGTACTTCGCCGACCTCGGCGCCCTCCAGGCGGCCGCCGTCCTGCGCGAGGCCGGGTTCGAGGTCGACCTCGTCGACGCCCTCGCGATGGAGGGCGCGACGCTCACGAGCCGCGAGGACGACCCGGGGTACGTGCTCCTCGGCGCGCCGCTCGGCCGGGTCCTCGCGCGTGTCTCCGACGAGACGGACGTCGTGCTCGTCGCGTACACGCCCTTCCATCGGCCGCCTTCGCGCGACGAACTGCTCGCGAAGCTCCTCGCTGATCTCGCCGCGCATCGTCCTGATCGTCCCCTTGTCTTGGCAGACCTCTACCAGAGCGGCCAGCACGTCGTCGACGTCCCCTCGCACGAGATCCTCGCCGCCTACCCCGAGGTCTCCGTTTTGATCCGCTACGAGGCGGAGGGCGTGCTCGCGCGCGTGCTCGAAGACCTCGTCCGGCGAGGCCCGCCGAAGGAGCCCTTCGCCCTCGTCCCCGAGGAGCCGCCGCGCCTCGACGATCTGCCCTTGCCCGCGTGGGACCTCGTCGATCTGCCCGCCTACTTCGCCTTCCACGAGGCCACGATCCGCGGCCTCGGCCGGCCCCACTGGGCCTTCCCGATCGGCGGCAAGAGCGCGCCCGTCCTGACGAGCCGCGGTTGCCCCTACCGCTGCGTCCACTGCTCCAGTAACCCCACGGCCCGCAAGGACGGCGAGCTCGTCCGGCCGAAGACCCAGCGCCGCTACGCGCCCGCCTACCTCGACCGCCTCCTCGGTGATCTCGCCGCGCGTGGCGTGCGTCGCGTGCACCTGCTCGACGAGCTCGTCAACGTGAACGAGCGGCACTTCGACGCCGTGCTCGACCTGCTCGAGAAGCACGATCTCGGCTTCGAGATCCCCAACGGCGTCCGCGCCGACTACGTCCTTGCGCGTCACGTCGAGGCCATGAAGGGCCGCATGACCACGCTGAGCGTGAGCGCCGAGAGCGGCGTGCAGAGGGTCGTCGACGAGGTCGTGGACAAGCAGCTCGACCTCTCGGCCATCCAGGCCGCGGCCCGGCTCGCGCAGCAGGCGGAGCTGCCGATGCTCGTGCACTTCATGATCGGCCTGCCCGGCGAGACGAAGCGCGACATCAACGGCACGCTCGCCTTCGCGCTCGACCTCTTCGAGCAGACGGGCGCCTTCCCGAGCGTGCAGTTCGCGACGCCGCTGCCCGGCACGCGCCTCGGCGCCGAGGCCAAAAAGAAGGGCCGCGCGTTGCCCGTGGTGAGCGACTGGGGCCCGCGCTTCCAGCAGGTGCCCACGATCGCGACCGACGCCTTCACCGAGGAGGACCTGCGCCGCTTCAAGTGGACGTTCGACGAGCGCATCCGGGCCTCCGAGGGGCCGAAGAAGGTGATCATGAACGTCACCTACAAGTGCAACAACCGCTGCACCTTCTGCGCGACCGGCACGCGCTCGCAGTTCGACGGCGACCTCGATCGGCAACGCGAGCTGCTCGTGAAGTACCGCAAGCTCGGCGTCACGCTGCTCGACTTCGACGGCGGCGAGCCCACGCTCAACCCGAACCTCGTCCGCCTCGTCCAGTTCGCGCGCCGCATCGGCTACGAGCGCGTCAACGTCACCACGAACGCGCGCATGTCGAGCTACGAGGCGTACGCGAGAGAGCTCGTCCACTCCGGCGTCACCTCGATCCTCACGAGCATCCACGGCCCCGACGCGCAGACCCACGCGCAGAACGTGGGCGTCGCCGAGGCCTTCGATCAGACCGTCGCGGGCGTGAAGAACTTCGTCCGCCTCGCCCCGCCGGGCGTCGAGCTCGGCGCGAACATCACGCTCACGAAGTCGAACCACAAGAAGCTCTTCGACGTCGCCGCGCTCGTCTTCGACCTCGGCCTGCGCTGGTTCAACATCCAGTTCCTCACGCCCTTCGGGCGCGCCACGAGCTCGGTCTGCCCCGACACGGCCGCCGCCGCCGCGGAGACGAAACGGACCATCGACGCGTTCCGCGATCGCATGAAGATCCAGGTCATCAACCTGCCCTTCTGCTTCATGCCCGGCTACGAGGACTTCCTCCTCGGCGACATGCTCAAGCTCGAGCGGCACATGCTCTTCGTGAACAACGAGGAGGTGAACCTCTTCGAGTACCTGCGCGAGCGGCGCGTGAAGAAGCCCGTCTGCGAGGCGTGCCCGCACGAGGTCTTCTGCGGCGGCTTCTACGAGCTCGAGGACGTCCCCGAGCCGACGTGGCTCATCCGGCCCGAGGATCTCGTCCGTCCGATCGCAGCGGATGTTCCGCGACCGTTCGCGCGCCACTGACGAGGCCCTTCACCACCACCGCCGCGACGAGGAGCACGACGCCGAGCACCCGCACGGGCCAGCCGAGGTGCAGCACCCACCCGTCGGGCTCGAGGCTCACGAGCGCGATCGACAGACCCACGAGGCCCGCCACGATCTCCGTCACGCGGCTGCGCGTGTTCTCGTCGCCCACCTTCGGCGCGTGCGTGAGCGCGTGCAGCAGGAGCCCCGCCACCGACGCCACGAGCCACGGCCGGACCGCCGCGAGCCGCTCCTCGCCCACGAGGTCGAGCGACACCGCGCCGCACGCCGTCGCGACCACACACCCGACGAGCGCGAGCGCCGCGACGACCCGCTTCTTCGGCCCCTCGACGTGCTCGAGCGCCTGGATCGCCACCACCATCGCGAGCGGCACCGTGTGCCCCGCGATCGCGAGGACGAGCGTCGGCTGAAGCTCCGCTGCGCGCGCGAGCGAAGCGACGGCCGTGCCCTCGCCGGCCTGGTGCAAGAGCACCGCCAGGTACCCCACGAGCAGCGCCGGCCCGTCCGTGTGTGCGTGCCCGTGCCCGTGTGCGTGCGCGTGCGCGTGGCGCGGCGCCACGAGCCGCTCGATCAGGAAAGGCACGAGGAAGCCCGCCACGGCCGCGCCGAGCGCGAGCCATCCGGCGTCGGCGATCGCCTCGGGCAGGAGGTGCAAGAGCGCGATCGCGGCCGAGCCGACCATCGCGAACGTCCCGAGCCCCGGCATGACGCGTTGCCCGTGGTCACGCCAGATCGCGGCGAGGCCGCCGAGGAGGACGGCGAGCGCGAGGACGGCGAGCCCGGCGGCGAGAGACACGCGGCGCGTCGTAGCATGAATTCGGGCGGGTCCGGTCGAGAGCCTTGCTCCTCGTGGTGTGTCCTGGTCACCTGTAACGTCGCGCCCGTTCGTTGGAGGCGCGCAGGAGGGCGGATGGACTCGGCAGAACGTGGTTTTTTGTCATTGCTCGGCGTGATGAGCACGGGCGTGTACGTGCTCGTGGCCATCGCCGTGCTCGTGCTGGGGCTCGCCCTCGTGCGGCCCGTGAACCAGACGGCGGGCTTGATCTTCGCGGGCGCGGGCGGCGTGCGGCTCTTCGGCCTCGGGCTCGATATCCTCCTCGACGCGATGACGGTGAAGGCCGACTACGACTCGATGATGATCTGGAACGCCCTCGGCACCGTGA is part of the Polyangium spumosum genome and harbors:
- a CDS encoding prepilin peptidase produces the protein MLGDVPLPVLYGFALIFGLLWGSFLNVVIYRVPRGKSVVRPASCCPACETPIRPWDNIPVLGWLLLRGKARCCGVAVSPRYPLVEAIGGVLSVAIVHVLIAPLDPTTSLARAGAIYVADLALVLGLVAAAFIDLEHMILPDEITLGGAVLGFATASFRDLSFVDSLIGAAVGFGVVWLPFIVIYPRLRGGAGMGLGDAKLLLLAGAWFGWGGALVVLCAGAVQGTLAAIGLLVVRGKIEEPEAVRLEREEIRKELEAMTPEERAEAEKELADDPLAEEAGEGFGQARLAFGPFLVLATLEYLFFGRWAVEAFFGWAGG
- a CDS encoding phage holin family protein, yielding MNQDRPSNGNGHALVRGTSMRTPPPEVRERALPPSARRPAGEGMSTGEAIAAVARDTIDVASELVRDGIALGKLEAQRAVGEMVPRVVWGVIAFACGAAAGVLLIIAVMIGLGAIIPSVAGRLAILAGVLFVVAFFGAVRAMRSGRASASETMSETEVPVDEGVRLEERAGATLPGEPGRSRPMVGP
- a CDS encoding phosphomannomutase/phosphoglucomutase, which produces MKIPRHIFREYDIRGVADRDLSDDLARELGRAFAFVLRREVSSPRVAVARDGRLSSERLFAALTEGLLAGGADVVFVGVGPTPMLYFAGHHLETHGAVMITASHNPAPDNGFKMMRGKGSFYGKDIQALADLIEQGAARAEPPPARGKRTETRVEDAYIASVRQSSRLARTDVRFVIDAGNGAAGPLGVATLGALGLSPEALYCDIDGTFPNHHPDPTVPENLAALRERVLATGATLGVAWDGDGDRIGAIDETGEVVWGDKLLLLYARALLREHPGATILGEVKCSETLYADIEKHGGRPLVWKTGHSLIKAKMKEERALLAGEMSGHMFFADRWPGFDDAIYATVRLVEIVAAEGKTLRELLADVPETFATPEIRVDCPDAIKFAVVARVVEHYRAERPVLDIDGGRFDFGEGAWGLCRASNTQPVLVLRFEARTPERRDEIRREVEGVVAAAIGRAAKAGEET
- the prmC gene encoding peptide chain release factor N(5)-glutamine methyltransferase; translated protein: MTATRGEAAGETWTIRRVLAWAVDDLKKRGFPSARLDAELLLCHVLGIDRIKLIVDAERPLARPELTRYRELFVRRRSGEPIAYLLGVREFYGRPFRVDKRVLVPRPDTETLVEVALERTRHLDLSARVLDLCTGSGCVAISLARERPTTCVLGLDLSPDAAEVARENVVRLGATNCAIGVSDLFAALEGRDVAFDLVTANPPYIPDAEIDTLMVDVRGFEPRLALAGGADGLDLLRRIAAEAPRFLAPGGVLAVEVMAGQAPDVSALFAERGFSEIETRRDLGGHERVVSAVWRGKS
- a CDS encoding DUF4272 domain-containing protein translates to MRAPGGRAPGPAPVDAEALRMIRQRSLFMARRLGYPADVSLPLLTDRGVLRDKDEVVDRMLALDAVIACASGMPPEVAFDWVNEIGVTGALSPSEARVLEGRAEDVPAGLLDRMEALWALGWATSLFRALDYARICGPELAMIFGELDDARDVRALRKRSRLRRHDEVLSACDLARCLHRGLEVAARKRMSLPGKIQPHVILERRKALEWLLGEEEWDEVFVRG
- a CDS encoding radical SAM protein, with product MSRIAIVFPPIRVSRDFIDYPYFADLGALQAAAVLREAGFEVDLVDALAMEGATLTSREDDPGYVLLGAPLGRVLARVSDETDVVLVAYTPFHRPPSRDELLAKLLADLAAHRPDRPLVLADLYQSGQHVVDVPSHEILAAYPEVSVLIRYEAEGVLARVLEDLVRRGPPKEPFALVPEEPPRLDDLPLPAWDLVDLPAYFAFHEATIRGLGRPHWAFPIGGKSAPVLTSRGCPYRCVHCSSNPTARKDGELVRPKTQRRYAPAYLDRLLGDLAARGVRRVHLLDELVNVNERHFDAVLDLLEKHDLGFEIPNGVRADYVLARHVEAMKGRMTTLSVSAESGVQRVVDEVVDKQLDLSAIQAAARLAQQAELPMLVHFMIGLPGETKRDINGTLAFALDLFEQTGAFPSVQFATPLPGTRLGAEAKKKGRALPVVSDWGPRFQQVPTIATDAFTEEDLRRFKWTFDERIRASEGPKKVIMNVTYKCNNRCTFCATGTRSQFDGDLDRQRELLVKYRKLGVTLLDFDGGEPTLNPNLVRLVQFARRIGYERVNVTTNARMSSYEAYARELVHSGVTSILTSIHGPDAQTHAQNVGVAEAFDQTVAGVKNFVRLAPPGVELGANITLTKSNHKKLFDVAALVFDLGLRWFNIQFLTPFGRATSSVCPDTAAAAAETKRTIDAFRDRMKIQVINLPFCFMPGYEDFLLGDMLKLERHMLFVNNEEVNLFEYLRERRVKKPVCEACPHEVFCGGFYELEDVPEPTWLIRPEDLVRPIAADVPRPFARH